In Aulosira sp. FACHB-615, the genomic window TCTATATATTTACTTGCCATAGTCCAGAAACGTGAATTTCAATTCTATCAATATAGCTATTCAAGCAAATGAAATTGAATCAGTGTGTGTTGATTTGTAAGTTTTATTCAAATCCATGATTCATTCTCAAACCTGAAGTTGCAAATATTGCATCAAGGTAAATCAACACTCACCAATTTACTCTCTTCAGACAGAGACATCCGTAATTCATCTAACTTAAATAGCATTGACGCATAAAAATGAACAATCAAGGGTCGAGGAGAGGGTGAAGGGGTGTAAAAGTCAAGGATTCCACACAAAAAATTGTTTGTTAACCCATCAGGTGAGCGATCGAGGAGTTGTTTGAATCTACTTTTTTGGCATCGCCATAAATATATAGGACTCATATTTGATTTGGGAAAAAAATCAGTACACTCAGATCAGGCTTCTTTCCTACTCCCGACTCCCCATTCCCTATTCCCTAACTACACAAATAAATTCAGAAATCAAACCGGATTCCTATAGGTGATGCTTAGAATGATTGATTCATCCGATGATGGTAGAAGTTGATGAAAGCTTACGAAATCCAAAGTGATGCCGGCATTGATGCTTTAAAATTAGTTGATCGCCCCCAACCAGAACCCACAGCCGGACAAGTCCTCATTAAGGTAAGAGCCACATCTTTAAATTACCGTGACTTGTTAGTAGCTGAGGGCAACTACGGTTCTAAATTGACATATCCGCTAATTCCTATGTCTGATGGTGCGGGGGAAGTTGTCGCCGTGGGTGAAGGTGTGACAAGGGTAAAAACAGGCGATCGCGTCGCCGGGATTTTCTTTCAAACTTGGATTGACGACTCCCCAACCAGACAGAAAATGAAGTCTGATTTAGGTGGCAGCATTGACGGAATGCTTGCTGAATACGTTGTACTAGACCAAAATGGGCTAGTAATCTTACCTGATCACCTCTCCTACACCCAAGCAGCCACTTTACCCTGCGCTGCTGTCACTGCTTGGCACGCCTTAGTTACAAAAGGTCACATTCGCACCAATCACACTATATTATTGCTGGGTACTGGCGGAGTTTCGATATTTGCCCTTCAGTTTGCCAAACTCCACAATGCAAAAGTCATCATTACTTCTAGCAGCGATGAGAAATTAGCCCGCGCCAAACAACTAGGTGCAGATGAAATTATCAATTACAAAACCACACCAAATTGGCAACAGCAAGTTTATGAGTTAACAAATCGCCTTGGTGTAGATCACGTCATCGAAGTGGGTGGTGCAGGTACTTTACCACAATCACTCCAAGCCGCCAGAATTGGAGGACGTGTGAGCTTAATCGGTGTGCTGACAAGAGGCGGTGACATTGATCCTATGCCCATATTAGCTAAAAGTCTTACCTTACAAGGCATTTATGTAGGCAGTCGAGAAATGTTTGAAATGATGAATCAAGCAATATCTCACCATCAAATCTTTCCCATAATTGATTCTGTGTTTCCATTCACCGCCGCCCCAGAAGCATATCGCTACCTCGAAACTGCTGCCCACTTTGGTAAAGTCGTGATTGAAATTTAAATTCACACTACCCTTCTCCCAAAGGGAGACGCTATGCGAACGGGAAGCCGTGCGAAGCGCGTCTACATACTTCACACTTTATATTTCATACTTTCTCTCTCAGGATAAATTCATTTAGGCGATACTTGGTTATATTAGGATGCACAGAGTTGAGTATTCCTGAAAAAACCTAATATCCCGACTTTCATGACTTATTTAGAAACAGCAGCAGAATTTTACCGTGAAGTGGCAGAAACACCCGAAGTAGGACTTTGTTGTGTCCAAAGTTCACCCTTGCAATTCCCTGGCTTAAAAATTCCTTTGCCGATGCAAGAAATGAACTATGGTTGTGGTACAACGGTTCACCCAACAGAACTGATCAACCAACCAACTGTGCTGTATGTTGGCGTGGGCGGTGGATTAGAAGCGTTACAATTCGCTTATTTTTCTCGTTATGCTGGTGCGGTAATTGCTGTTGAACCTGTGGCTGCTATGCGAGAGGCTGCTACACGTAACCTCGAAATTGCCGCCACCGAAAACTCTTGGTTTAATCCTAATTTTGTCGAAATTCGCCCAGGTGATGCTTTTAATTTGCCTGTAGCTGATGCTTCGGTGGATATTGTCGCCCAGAATTGCCTGTTCAACATTTTTGAACCAGAAGATTTAACCAGAGCTTTAAAAGAAGCATATCGTGTGCTGAAACCCGGTGGACGTTTGCAAATGAGTGACCCCATTGCAACCAGTCCAATTCCTACCCATCTTCAACAAGATGAGCAACTACGCGCTATGTGTTTGTCAGGCGCAATTACCTACGACGAGTATACTCAGCGCATAATTGATGCTGGTTTCGGACAAATTGAAATTCGCGCCCGTCGCCCTTATCGTTTACTGGATGCTCAAACTTACAACTTAGAAGCAAACCTATTACTAGAAAGTCTTGATTCAGTGGCTTTTAAAGTTGCAATTCCAGAAGATGGCGCTTGTATTTTTACTGGCAAAACAGCCATTTACTTTGGTACAGCAGCTTTATTTGATGATGGCGCAGGACATCTGCTTCAGCGTGGGATTCCCGCCGCAGTCTGTGACAAAACGGCTGCTAAACTGGCGACTTTAGAGCCGCAGCAAATCATAATTACTGATTCAACCTGGCACTATAACGGTGGTGGTTGCTGTTAAAATTAAAACCCAAAATGTTAATTATTAGTTTATTTTTGGCTACGTTATTTCTGGCATACTCTCATGGAGCAAATGATAATTTTAAGGGTGTAGCAACACTGTTTGGTAGTGGCACAACTAGCTACCAAACGGCGATTGTGTGGGCAACTATTATGACCTTTGCTGGTGCAGTTTCTTCGATATTTATGGCTGGTACATTAGTCCAAAACTTTTCGGGACAAGGTATTTTTCCCGATGAAATTGCTAATGTGCCAGAAATTCATTTAGCAGTGGCGATCGCATCTGGTGTTACAGTGTTAATGGCTGCTTTGACAGGGTTTCCAATTTCGACAACTCACAGTTTAACAGGTGGGTTATTAGGGGCGGGATTAGTTGCGATCGGTCTCAAGGTTAATTTTAGTGTATTACTTAGATATTTTGTTTTACCTTTAGTATTGAGTCCCATAATTGCAATTTTATTAGCAGCAGGTCTTTATAAATTATTTGTATATACTGATTCTAAGTTTAACTTATTGTCTAATCAAAAGCTCGTAGATACACTGCATTTTATCAGTGCAGCAGTTGTCAGTTTTGCCAGAGGCTTCAGTCAAACTCCCAAGTTAGTTTCGATTATTCTGATTATTGAATATTTTTCCATTCAAGGTGGAATGTTAACCATTGCAATGGCGATGGGATTAGGTGGGTTACTCAATTCTCAAAGAATTGCTGCCACCATGAGTACAAGACTGGCTACTATAGATTCTACTCAAGGTTTGTCTGCAAATTTCGTGACCGGATTTTTAGCGATCGCAGCAACTTATTTTGGTTTACCTATTTCTACAACTCATGTTGCAGTTAGTTCCATTGTTGGCGCTGGCTTAACCGCAAAACAAGTATATTTACGTGTTTTCTGGCAAATAATTTTTGCTTGGATTTTTACTTTACCCGCCACAGCAATTATTAGTGGTATAG contains:
- a CDS encoding NAD(P)-dependent alcohol dehydrogenase, with amino-acid sequence MKAYEIQSDAGIDALKLVDRPQPEPTAGQVLIKVRATSLNYRDLLVAEGNYGSKLTYPLIPMSDGAGEVVAVGEGVTRVKTGDRVAGIFFQTWIDDSPTRQKMKSDLGGSIDGMLAEYVVLDQNGLVILPDHLSYTQAATLPCAAVTAWHALVTKGHIRTNHTILLLGTGGVSIFALQFAKLHNAKVIITSSSDEKLARAKQLGADEIINYKTTPNWQQQVYELTNRLGVDHVIEVGGAGTLPQSLQAARIGGRVSLIGVLTRGGDIDPMPILAKSLTLQGIYVGSREMFEMMNQAISHHQIFPIIDSVFPFTAAPEAYRYLETAAHFGKVVIEI
- the arsM gene encoding arsenosugar biosynthesis arsenite methyltransferase ArsM, coding for MTYLETAAEFYREVAETPEVGLCCVQSSPLQFPGLKIPLPMQEMNYGCGTTVHPTELINQPTVLYVGVGGGLEALQFAYFSRYAGAVIAVEPVAAMREAATRNLEIAATENSWFNPNFVEIRPGDAFNLPVADASVDIVAQNCLFNIFEPEDLTRALKEAYRVLKPGGRLQMSDPIATSPIPTHLQQDEQLRAMCLSGAITYDEYTQRIIDAGFGQIEIRARRPYRLLDAQTYNLEANLLLESLDSVAFKVAIPEDGACIFTGKTAIYFGTAALFDDGAGHLLQRGIPAAVCDKTAAKLATLEPQQIIITDSTWHYNGGGCC
- a CDS encoding inorganic phosphate transporter produces the protein MLIISLFLATLFLAYSHGANDNFKGVATLFGSGTTSYQTAIVWATIMTFAGAVSSIFMAGTLVQNFSGQGIFPDEIANVPEIHLAVAIASGVTVLMAALTGFPISTTHSLTGGLLGAGLVAIGLKVNFSVLLRYFVLPLVLSPIIAILLAAGLYKLFVYTDSKFNLLSNQKLVDTLHFISAAVVSFARGFSQTPKLVSIILIIEYFSIQGGMLTIAMAMGLGGLLNSQRIAATMSTRLATIDSTQGLSANFVTGFLAIAATYFGLPISTTHVAVSSIVGAGLTAKQVYLRVFWQIIFAWIFTLPATAIISGIAYRLLQG